The proteins below come from a single Parageobacillus toebii NBRC 107807 genomic window:
- a CDS encoding NAD(P)/FAD-dependent oxidoreductase, translated as MRHLVLLGGGYGNMRILLRLLPNHLPEDVHITLVDRIPYHCLKTEYYALAAGTISDHHIRVPFPEHPRLTYRFGEVVNIDLNHQNVQLQDGSSIQYDDLVIGLGCEDKYHGVPGAETFTHSIQSIEKARAAYEALNNLPPGAIVGIVGAGLSGVELASELAESRPDLHVKLFDRGERILPMFPKRLSNYVESWFKQHDIEIVRGSNITKVEEHTLYNHDHPVHCDVIVWTAGIQPNRVVRNLPVEKDKQGRVILTKQHHIPGYENVYVVGDCASLPHSPSAQLAEGQAEQIVQVLQKRWKGEEPPSEFPPIKLKGILGSLGRKHGFGLLADRPITGRVPRLLKSGVLWMYKYHNGY; from the coding sequence ATGAGACACCTTGTGCTGCTCGGTGGAGGATACGGAAATATGCGAATTTTGCTTCGCCTCCTCCCAAACCATTTACCAGAAGATGTTCACATTACACTCGTCGACCGTATTCCATATCATTGTTTAAAAACAGAGTATTATGCACTCGCAGCAGGAACGATTAGCGATCATCATATTCGCGTTCCATTTCCAGAACATCCGCGTCTTACCTACCGTTTCGGTGAGGTCGTAAACATTGATCTCAACCATCAAAACGTACAATTGCAAGATGGAAGCAGTATCCAGTATGATGATTTAGTGATTGGGTTAGGATGTGAAGATAAATACCACGGCGTCCCAGGCGCTGAAACATTTACACATAGCATTCAATCGATTGAGAAAGCGCGAGCGGCATACGAAGCATTAAATAATTTACCGCCTGGCGCTATTGTCGGAATTGTCGGTGCGGGACTAAGCGGCGTTGAATTAGCAAGTGAATTAGCCGAAAGCCGCCCTGATTTGCACGTCAAACTGTTTGATCGCGGAGAACGAATTTTGCCAATGTTTCCAAAACGGCTCAGCAACTATGTGGAAAGTTGGTTTAAACAACACGATATTGAAATCGTTCGCGGTTCTAACATTACAAAAGTAGAAGAACATACTCTTTATAATCACGATCATCCGGTTCATTGCGATGTCATTGTATGGACAGCGGGAATACAGCCAAACCGTGTCGTCAGAAACTTGCCAGTAGAGAAAGACAAACAAGGCCGTGTTATTTTAACGAAACAACATCACATTCCTGGATATGAAAATGTATACGTAGTTGGTGATTGCGCAAGTTTGCCGCACTCTCCAAGCGCGCAGCTTGCAGAAGGGCAAGCGGAGCAAATCGTTCAAGTATTACAAAAACGTTGGAAAGGAGAAGAGCCACCGAGCGAATTCCCGCCAATTAAATTAAAAGGTATTCTCGGGTCGCTCGGCAGAAAACATGGATTCGGCCTTCTCGCTGATCGTCCAATCACCGGGAGAGTCCCTAGATTGTTAAAATCAGGAGTATTATGGATGTATAAATATCACAACGGTTATTAA
- a CDS encoding YuzD family protein — protein MTLKQVEICVYGADVICPSCVQLPSSKETYEWLEAAIKRKYPDQPFSITYIDIFNPPEDDEEKKAFAKKVIEEDLFYPVVVIEGAIVGEGNPKLKAIYAEMEKYGYR, from the coding sequence ATGACGCTGAAGCAAGTAGAAATATGCGTATATGGTGCCGATGTGATTTGTCCATCTTGTGTGCAATTGCCATCTTCCAAAGAAACATATGAATGGCTAGAAGCAGCTATTAAACGGAAATATCCAGACCAGCCGTTTTCCATTACGTATATTGATATTTTTAACCCACCAGAAGATGATGAGGAGAAAAAGGCGTTTGCCAAAAAAGTGATCGAAGAAGATTTATTTTACCCTGTTGTTGTGATTGAGGGTGCTATTGTCGGAGAAGGAAACCCAAAGCTAAAGGCGATTTATGCAGAAATGGAGAAGTATGGTTATCGATGA
- the thrB gene encoding homoserine kinase, whose product MKEDGMLKIVVPASTANLGPGFDSIGLAVSRYLTLEVRLADEWKFIPRSPEVEAIPPGTDNLIYQVAAQVAQTYGRTLPSCAVDVYSDIPFTRGLGSSAAAVVAGIELANELAGLSLTLEQKMRLASCYEGHPDNVGASLYGGLVIGSHRQEETNIVHVPNVQFDLVAVIPSYELETKKARSVLPQLLAREEAVEASAVSNVLVAALLTKNWELAGKMMAADLFHQPYRKELVPQLSLVETLAARYGAFGAALSGAGPTVLAFAEPGKGESLKEKLLPHFPDCAVESLKVAQKGSQVYKLALEK is encoded by the coding sequence ATGAAAGAAGATGGGATGTTAAAAATCGTCGTCCCAGCAAGCACGGCGAATTTAGGTCCTGGTTTTGATTCGATTGGTCTCGCAGTATCCCGTTATTTGACGTTAGAAGTCAGGTTGGCGGATGAATGGAAATTTATTCCCCGATCTCCTGAAGTGGAAGCAATTCCGCCGGGAACAGACAATTTAATTTATCAAGTGGCGGCGCAAGTCGCTCAAACATACGGGCGTACGTTGCCGAGCTGTGCGGTCGATGTATATAGTGATATTCCATTTACGCGCGGCTTAGGAAGCAGTGCAGCAGCAGTGGTAGCGGGAATTGAGCTGGCCAATGAGCTTGCAGGTCTGTCGCTGACTTTAGAGCAAAAAATGAGGTTGGCCAGCTGTTATGAAGGGCATCCGGATAATGTCGGCGCTTCTTTATATGGAGGGCTTGTCATTGGCAGTCATCGCCAAGAAGAGACAAATATCGTTCATGTTCCAAACGTGCAATTCGATTTAGTCGCTGTCATCCCTTCGTATGAGTTAGAAACAAAAAAAGCCCGCAGCGTTTTGCCACAGCTGCTGGCGCGCGAAGAGGCCGTCGAGGCAAGTGCGGTCAGCAACGTATTAGTCGCGGCGTTATTAACGAAAAATTGGGAACTTGCCGGAAAAATGATGGCAGCTGATTTATTTCATCAGCCTTATCGTAAAGAACTTGTCCCGCAGCTATCGCTTGTAGAGACGTTGGCTGCGCGATACGGAGCGTTTGGGGCGGCATTAAGCGGGGCGGGTCCTACCGTTCTTGCTTTTGCCGAACCTGGAAAAGGAGAAAGCTTAAAAGAAAAATTGCTTCCGCACTTTCCAGATTGTGCGGTAGAATCCCTGAAGGTGGCACAAAAAGGCAGTCAAGTATATAAGCTGGCGCTTGAAAAATAA
- the thrC gene encoding threonine synthase, translating into MTWKGLLQAYGEFLPINENTPMLSLNEGNTPLIPLPRLSEKLDVELYVKVEGANPTGSFKDRGMVMAVAKAKEAGSHTIICASTGNTSASAAAYAARAGLRCIVVIPNGKIAMGKLAQAVMYGAEIFAIEGNFDEALKMVRRLSDIAPITLVNSVNPYRIEGQKTAAFEICDQLGKAPDVLAIPVGNAGNITAYWKGFKEYHAAKQTGLPQMRGFEAEGAAAIVRNQVIEHPETIATAIRIGNPASWEKAVQAATESNGKIDEVSDAEILEAYKLLAREEGIFAEPASCASIAGVIKQRKRNEIRKGSTVVAVLTGNGLKDPAIAMETAEIEPTVLPNDEAIVFEHIQGVVHQ; encoded by the coding sequence ATGACATGGAAAGGGCTGTTGCAGGCGTACGGCGAATTTTTGCCAATCAATGAAAATACCCCGATGCTTTCTTTAAACGAAGGAAATACACCGCTTATTCCGCTGCCACGGCTATCGGAAAAGCTTGATGTGGAATTGTACGTAAAAGTGGAAGGCGCAAATCCGACGGGATCGTTTAAAGACCGCGGCATGGTGATGGCGGTCGCAAAGGCGAAAGAAGCGGGCAGCCATACGATTATTTGCGCTTCGACAGGCAATACGTCCGCTTCTGCTGCGGCTTACGCGGCAAGAGCAGGGTTGCGTTGTATTGTCGTGATTCCAAATGGCAAAATTGCAATGGGAAAGTTAGCCCAGGCAGTTATGTACGGAGCAGAAATTTTTGCGATTGAGGGAAACTTTGATGAAGCGTTAAAAATGGTGCGCCGCCTTAGCGATATCGCCCCGATTACCCTTGTCAACTCGGTAAATCCATATCGTATCGAGGGGCAGAAAACAGCGGCATTCGAGATTTGCGACCAGCTTGGCAAAGCGCCGGATGTGCTTGCGATTCCGGTTGGCAATGCTGGAAATATTACCGCTTATTGGAAGGGATTTAAAGAGTATCATGCGGCGAAACAAACTGGTCTTCCGCAAATGCGCGGATTCGAGGCGGAGGGAGCGGCGGCGATTGTCCGCAATCAAGTGATTGAGCATCCAGAAACGATCGCGACGGCGATTCGTATTGGCAATCCAGCAAGCTGGGAAAAAGCGGTGCAAGCGGCAACGGAATCAAATGGAAAAATCGATGAAGTATCGGATGCGGAAATTTTAGAAGCGTATAAACTGCTTGCGCGGGAGGAAGGAATTTTTGCTGAACCTGCTTCTTGCGCATCCATTGCGGGAGTGATCAAGCAACGGAAGCGGAATGAAATTAGAAAGGGAAGCACCGTTGTGGCGGTGTTGACAGGAAATGGGCTGAAAGATCCGGCAATTGCGATGGAAACAGCGGAAATTGAACCAACCGTACTTCCGAATGATGAGGCGATTGTGTTTGAGCATATTCAAGGAGTTGTCCATCAATGA
- a CDS encoding homoserine dehydrogenase, producing the protein MEKPILVGLLGLGTVGSGVVKIIENHQERLMHQVGCPVQIKKILVRDIYKKRDVRVEPSLLTTNVTDVIDDPEIDVIIEVMGGIEETRQYLLRALRQGKHVVTANKDLMALYGSELLAVAVENHCDLFYEASVAGGIPILRSLVDGLASDRITKMMGIVNGTTNYILTKMCKYGASYEEVLAEAQALGYAEADPTADVEGLDAARKMAILARLGFSMNIDLDDVQVKGITSITEEDLNYSKRLGYTMKLIGIAKRDGNKVEVSVQPTLLPDSHPLASVNDEYNAVYVYGEAVGETMFYGPGAGSLPTATAVVSDLVAVMKNMRLGVNGCNAVAPQYEKQLKSASEIFSKYFLRIHVKDQVGAFAKITALFSERGVSFEKILQLPLKEDGLAEIVIVTHRASQKDYEDILQQLRDLEIVHEVKSSYRVEGEGK; encoded by the coding sequence ATGGAAAAGCCAATCTTAGTTGGTTTATTAGGATTAGGTACTGTTGGGAGCGGTGTTGTAAAAATTATTGAAAATCATCAAGAACGGCTGATGCATCAAGTAGGTTGTCCGGTGCAAATCAAAAAAATTCTTGTAAGAGATATATATAAAAAACGGGACGTGCGCGTGGAACCATCGTTGTTGACAACAAATGTTACAGACGTCATTGATGATCCAGAAATCGATGTCATTATCGAAGTAATGGGGGGAATCGAGGAAACTCGTCAATATTTGCTTCGCGCATTGCGGCAAGGCAAGCATGTGGTGACGGCAAATAAAGATTTAATGGCATTGTATGGGTCAGAGTTGTTGGCAGTGGCAGTGGAAAATCACTGTGATTTATTTTATGAAGCAAGTGTTGCTGGAGGAATTCCGATTTTGCGCAGCCTTGTTGATGGTCTTGCTTCGGACCGCATTACGAAAATGATGGGGATTGTAAATGGAACAACAAACTATATTTTAACAAAAATGTGTAAATACGGTGCATCCTATGAAGAAGTATTGGCAGAAGCACAAGCGCTTGGATATGCGGAAGCAGATCCAACCGCGGATGTAGAAGGATTAGACGCAGCAAGAAAAATGGCTATTTTAGCCCGTCTCGGATTTTCCATGAACATTGATTTAGATGATGTTCAAGTAAAAGGAATAACGTCGATTACGGAAGAAGACCTTAACTACAGCAAACGTCTCGGTTACACGATGAAATTAATCGGCATTGCTAAGCGTGATGGAAATAAAGTAGAAGTAAGCGTCCAGCCGACATTGCTTCCTGATTCCCATCCGCTTGCGTCCGTTAATGATGAATACAACGCGGTATATGTGTATGGCGAAGCGGTCGGCGAGACGATGTTTTATGGACCTGGAGCGGGAAGTTTGCCAACAGCGACTGCTGTTGTTTCTGATTTAGTGGCCGTCATGAAAAATATGAGATTGGGAGTAAACGGATGCAATGCCGTTGCACCGCAGTACGAAAAGCAGCTAAAATCCGCATCAGAAATTTTTTCGAAATACTTTTTGCGTATTCATGTGAAAGATCAAGTTGGTGCGTTTGCGAAAATTACGGCACTATTTTCTGAACGCGGTGTTAGCTTCGAAAAAATTTTACAATTGCCTTTAAAAGAAGATGGGCTTGCGGAAATCGTAATCGTTACTCATCGTGCGTCACAAAAAGATTACGAGGACATTTTACAGCAATTGCGTGATTTAGAAATTGTTCATGAAGTAAAGAGCTCGTATCGCGTTGAAGGAGAGGGAAAATAA
- a CDS encoding 2-hydroxyacid dehydrogenase, producing MGRPYVFITRKLPDDIIAPIKDIAEVAMWPHDDIPVSRDVLINEAKKADALLTMVSDVIDQEVLKAGKSLKVVANMGVGFDNIDVPAATKYGIAVCNTPDVLTDTTADLTFALLLATARRIVEAAQFIKEGKWKSWSPFLLAGVDVHHKTIGIVGMGKIGQAVAKRAAGFDMNILYHNRSRNIEAEKQLGATYCSFQELLATADFVVCLTPLTNETRHMFNREAFRKMKQSAIFINASRGAVVDEQALYDALVSGEIAGAGLDVFEHEPIDASHPLLTLKNVVALPHIGSATGETRTKMMELASRNIIAVLQGKQPETLVNKEWNSR from the coding sequence ATGGGTCGACCATATGTGTTTATTACAAGAAAGCTTCCCGATGATATTATCGCTCCGATCAAAGATATCGCCGAAGTAGCGATGTGGCCGCATGACGATATACCAGTTTCTCGCGATGTGTTAATCAATGAGGCGAAAAAAGCAGATGCGTTATTAACAATGGTATCGGATGTCATCGATCAAGAGGTATTAAAAGCGGGAAAATCGTTAAAAGTCGTTGCAAACATGGGGGTCGGATTTGACAATATCGATGTCCCGGCCGCGACAAAATATGGAATTGCTGTTTGCAATACTCCTGATGTACTAACAGATACAACCGCTGACTTAACGTTTGCCTTGTTGTTGGCAACCGCCCGCCGTATAGTGGAGGCAGCGCAATTTATCAAAGAAGGAAAATGGAAAAGCTGGAGTCCATTTTTATTAGCTGGTGTGGATGTCCATCACAAAACGATCGGTATTGTCGGCATGGGGAAAATCGGGCAGGCTGTTGCAAAACGGGCAGCCGGTTTTGATATGAATATTTTGTACCACAATCGTTCCCGCAACATAGAAGCAGAAAAGCAGCTTGGCGCGACATATTGCTCGTTTCAAGAGTTATTGGCAACCGCTGATTTTGTTGTTTGCTTAACGCCGTTAACCAATGAGACACGTCATATGTTTAACAGGGAAGCATTTCGCAAAATGAAACAATCCGCGATATTTATCAATGCGTCAAGAGGGGCGGTCGTTGATGAACAAGCTTTATATGATGCGCTTGTAAGCGGAGAAATTGCCGGAGCAGGATTAGATGTATTTGAACATGAACCGATTGACGCTTCCCATCCGTTATTGACATTAAAAAACGTTGTTGCATTGCCGCACATTGGAAGTGCAACGGGAGAAACACGTACAAAGATGATGGAATTAGCTAGCCGAAATATTATTGCCGTGTTGCAAGGAAAACAGCCTGAAACGCTTGTAAACAAAGAGTGGAATTCACGATAA
- the yutH gene encoding spore coat putative kinase YutH, with the protein MQEFIRHEYEISAERMGKIGRYYTFLYKNQYYTVIPVHGRTEAEIKELQKMSHYLISKGDVTVASFVPTKSGELVAYNARQPIVMVRTSIPPYARNISIGRELAKFHQRGRTCPISIIHCRRIGQWKEFWGTRLDQMEQFWRRKIEMGITTMFDRLFIESFPYYLGLAENAIQYVADTELDEEPVGIDYATFCHERLPDAKWIEGKEHKLATDWVYDHCARDLAEWVRQIYTKRQNASVERIRQFFRDYEQVTPLSAFAWRLIYARLLFPLHYFECVEGYYISEGEREKQAYEQTLRHIVNHSREHEQFLASFVDIVGLSNRQLHLPKIDWFSHVS; encoded by the coding sequence ATGCAAGAATTTATTCGTCATGAATACGAAATTTCGGCAGAAAGAATGGGGAAAATTGGACGATATTATACATTTCTATACAAAAATCAATATTATACCGTTATTCCTGTACATGGGCGCACGGAAGCGGAAATAAAGGAATTGCAGAAAATGAGCCATTATTTGATATCGAAAGGAGATGTCACTGTCGCATCGTTTGTTCCAACCAAGTCAGGAGAGCTGGTTGCTTACAACGCCAGACAGCCCATTGTTATGGTTCGTACGTCCATTCCGCCATATGCAAGAAATATCTCGATTGGTCGGGAATTAGCGAAATTTCATCAGCGTGGCCGCACTTGTCCTATTTCGATTATTCATTGTCGGCGGATAGGCCAATGGAAAGAATTTTGGGGAACACGCCTTGATCAGATGGAGCAATTTTGGAGAAGAAAAATAGAGATGGGAATTACTACTATGTTTGATCGTCTTTTTATTGAATCATTTCCATATTATCTTGGTTTGGCGGAAAATGCGATTCAATATGTAGCGGATACGGAGTTAGATGAGGAGCCTGTCGGTATTGACTATGCAACTTTTTGCCATGAACGGTTGCCGGATGCAAAGTGGATAGAGGGAAAGGAGCATAAGTTAGCGACGGATTGGGTATATGATCATTGTGCAAGAGATTTGGCGGAGTGGGTTCGGCAAATATACACAAAAAGACAAAATGCTTCTGTGGAAAGAATCCGGCAATTTTTTCGAGACTATGAACAGGTCACCCCGTTATCGGCATTTGCCTGGCGCTTAATTTATGCACGGCTTCTTTTCCCGCTTCATTATTTTGAATGTGTGGAAGGGTATTATATATCAGAAGGAGAGAGAGAAAAACAAGCATATGAACAAACGTTACGTCATATTGTCAACCATTCCCGAGAGCATGAACAATTTCTCGCGTCATTTGTGGATATTGTCGGACTATCGAACCGCCAGCTTCATCTTCCGAAAATTGATTGGTTTTCTCACGTATCATAA
- a CDS encoding phosphatidylglycerophosphatase A family protein, which translates to MKEPIMNNLEQTARQWLEERGVTIKDIAELVYYLQSKYHPNLKLEECIENVNRVIAKREVQNAILTGIQLDKLAEEGKLDEPLQSIIQRDEGLYGVDEILALSIVNVYGSIGFTNYGYIDKQKPGILKYLNDKSTGKCNTFLDDIVGAIAAAASSRLAHRAANVE; encoded by the coding sequence ATGAAAGAACCAATTATGAACAATCTTGAACAAACCGCCCGCCAATGGCTGGAAGAACGCGGGGTTACAATCAAAGACATCGCTGAACTTGTATATTATTTACAATCGAAATACCATCCAAATTTGAAACTAGAAGAATGTATTGAAAATGTGAACCGCGTGATTGCCAAGCGTGAAGTACAAAACGCGATACTCACTGGCATCCAGCTTGATAAATTAGCAGAAGAAGGCAAATTAGATGAGCCGTTGCAGTCTATTATTCAGCGTGACGAAGGTTTATATGGAGTGGACGAGATTTTAGCGCTTTCGATCGTAAACGTATACGGCTCCATCGGTTTCACCAATTATGGATATATTGATAAACAAAAGCCAGGCATTTTGAAATACTTAAATGATAAATCAACAGGAAAGTGCAATACGTTTTTAGACGATATTGTCGGCGCTATTGCTGCCGCTGCCTCAAGCCGCTTAGCCCATCGAGCGGCGAATGTGGAGTAA
- a CDS encoding TIGR01457 family HAD-type hydrolase: MKKYKGYLIDLDGTMYRGTECIAEARDFVKELYRKGIPYLFVTNNSSRTPAQVAEKLQSFGVPATEEHVFTTSQATANYIFEKKPDASVYVIGEEGIRTALEEKGFTFAKEDAEFVVMGIDRSITYEKLAIACLAVRNGATFISTNADIAIPTERGLLPGNGSLTAVVAVSTQVQPIFIGKPEKIIMEQALKVLGVPREETLMIGDYYDTDIMAGMNAGMDTLLVHTGVTTKELLQRYEKQPTYTADSLKEWMDRI, translated from the coding sequence TTGAAAAAGTATAAAGGATATTTGATCGACTTAGACGGAACAATGTATCGAGGAACAGAATGTATCGCGGAAGCTCGTGATTTTGTAAAAGAGCTGTATCGAAAAGGCATTCCGTATTTATTTGTCACGAATAACTCTTCACGCACACCGGCACAAGTGGCGGAGAAATTGCAGTCATTCGGCGTTCCAGCAACAGAAGAACATGTGTTTACAACAAGCCAAGCGACAGCAAACTATATTTTTGAAAAAAAACCGGATGCTTCTGTTTATGTGATTGGCGAAGAAGGAATTCGCACAGCTCTTGAAGAAAAAGGATTTACTTTTGCGAAAGAAGACGCTGAATTTGTCGTGATGGGAATTGACAGAAGCATTACATATGAAAAACTTGCCATCGCTTGTTTAGCCGTTCGCAATGGCGCAACGTTTATTTCGACAAATGCCGATATTGCGATTCCGACAGAACGAGGATTGTTGCCGGGAAACGGTTCTCTCACGGCTGTTGTTGCTGTGTCGACCCAAGTGCAGCCTATTTTTATTGGAAAACCGGAAAAAATTATTATGGAACAAGCGCTAAAAGTGTTGGGAGTGCCGAGAGAGGAAACATTAATGATCGGCGATTACTACGATACCGATATTATGGCAGGAATGAATGCGGGAATGGACACGCTTCTTGTCCATACGGGAGTAACGACAAAAGAACTGTTGCAACGATATGAAAAACAGCCAACATATACGGCCGATTCACTAAAAGAATGGATGGATCGCATTTAA
- the hepT gene encoding type VII toxin-antitoxin system HepT family RNase toxin translates to MYFVDRNKIEETLRYMEKLLHIYKQKPSWDDELSQLVLERIVHLVIEAILDVGNAMIDGFIMRDPGSYEDIIDILTDERVITADDAKGLKAIIGYRKMLVHHYTNVDHAKLLEEVQKHFPALQAYPSAIRTYLENELGPVSAFRN, encoded by the coding sequence ATGTACTTTGTAGATCGCAATAAAATCGAAGAAACATTACGTTATATGGAAAAGCTGTTACATATTTATAAACAAAAGCCATCGTGGGATGATGAATTGTCTCAACTTGTTCTTGAGCGTATTGTTCATTTAGTGATTGAAGCAATTTTAGATGTCGGAAATGCGATGATCGATGGTTTTATTATGAGAGACCCAGGAAGTTACGAAGATATTATCGATATTTTAACGGATGAACGGGTTATAACGGCGGATGATGCAAAAGGATTAAAAGCGATCATTGGCTATCGGAAAATGCTTGTTCATCATTATACGAATGTCGACCACGCAAAATTGCTTGAGGAAGTGCAAAAACATTTTCCAGCACTGCAAGCATATCCATCCGCTATTCGCACGTATTTAGAAAACGAGCTTGGTCCCGTGTCCGCGTTCCGCAATTGA
- a CDS encoding DUF3055 domain-containing protein, whose protein sequence is MNERFYLYDDTVDTKTRFVSFLGERQRFDLAIIQTDRFYGKYLVLDLQSNRFAIIGQDDLEEPGYLEHAYRLSEEDANDLRSFLYECIS, encoded by the coding sequence ATGAACGAGCGTTTTTACTTATATGACGATACGGTCGATACGAAAACGCGTTTTGTCAGTTTTTTAGGAGAACGGCAACGATTTGATTTAGCCATTATCCAAACAGATCGTTTTTACGGAAAATATTTAGTCCTTGATTTGCAAAGCAACCGTTTTGCAATTATTGGACAAGACGATTTAGAAGAACCGGGATATTTGGAACATGCTTACCGCTTGAGTGAAGAAGATGCCAACGATTTACGATCATTTTTATACGAATGCATTTCATAG
- a CDS encoding YutD family protein: MICINNICYELVENVKNAFNEEAFRARYADILSKYDYIVGDWGYNQLRLRGFFDDHNQKATYDTKISTLSEYLYEYCNFGCAYFVLRKVKR; encoded by the coding sequence ATGATATGCATTAACAATATATGTTATGAATTAGTGGAAAACGTGAAAAATGCGTTTAATGAAGAGGCGTTTCGTGCGCGATATGCAGATATTTTAAGTAAGTATGACTATATTGTGGGAGACTGGGGATACAACCAACTTCGTTTGCGCGGATTTTTTGATGATCATAACCAAAAAGCAACATATGATACGAAAATTAGCACATTATCAGAATATTTGTATGAATATTGCAATTTTGGTTGTGCGTATTTTGTGCTTCGTAAGGTAAAACGATAA
- a CDS encoding YhcN/YlaJ family sporulation lipoprotein: MRKTLLAVTLGTAVTLAGCAQMGQDNNTDVYKRSGNTMNVTDRNDLYNERGVPNGDDARMNNFGYVRHQQSPVRGDANLYNNMPTFNRERAADLISKLCTQLPNVKDVATLVTDEEVLIVYDTDTKNRQETADQVKKTALSVVPRYYHVYVADDPRLMKDIERFGRLDSNSRNIDQIIDATIQRMLKYPQGRKLSDGENENGEMINETNDRLDRDFHDGTPKPAKMNR; this comes from the coding sequence ATGAGAAAAACATTGCTTGCGGTCACATTAGGTACAGCTGTAACATTAGCAGGCTGTGCGCAAATGGGACAAGATAACAATACCGATGTATATAAACGAAGCGGTAATACGATGAACGTCACCGATCGCAACGATTTATATAATGAAAGAGGAGTGCCAAACGGCGACGATGCACGAATGAACAATTTTGGCTATGTCCGCCATCAACAAAGCCCTGTTCGCGGTGATGCAAACTTATATAACAATATGCCAACGTTCAATCGCGAGCGCGCGGCTGATTTAATCAGCAAGCTTTGTACACAACTGCCGAACGTTAAGGATGTCGCCACATTAGTAACAGACGAAGAAGTATTGATCGTTTATGATACAGATACAAAAAATCGTCAGGAAACAGCAGACCAAGTAAAAAAGACAGCTCTTTCTGTCGTTCCGCGCTATTACCATGTATACGTGGCTGATGATCCACGCCTCATGAAAGATATCGAGCGCTTTGGACGTTTAGATTCCAACAGCCGAAATATCGATCAAATTATCGATGCAACGATTCAAAGAATGCTGAAATATCCGCAAGGCCGCAAACTAAGTGACGGGGAAAACGAAAATGGGGAAATGATTAACGAAACAAACGACCGTCTCGATCGTGATTTCCATGATGGTACGCCAAAGCCTGCAAAAATGAACCGATAA